A window of Quercus robur chromosome 12, dhQueRobu3.1, whole genome shotgun sequence genomic DNA:
TCCATGATGAAAGTAGCATATGTCACCATTTTTTTGAATGATATACTGGGCACTTGCATGATCAATGTATGAGAATAGAGAACCAATCACTTAGGCCTGACTGAGTTGAGTTTAATGCGAACTTAGGCATTATAGTCATTTGAGGCAGCATTCATTAGATTGTAGCATTTCCATGTCATGAAGGTGATTCCTTGATGAGACAGTTAGCCTAATTTTGGAAATTTGCATCACGTAGATAAAAATGTAAgtcattttcctcattttaaagaagtGCAACATGATTGACAACAAGGTACCTTTGTTTCTGTGCTACAGCTATAATGCTAATGGATATAGTCAATACTGCTTCTAAGGTTTGAATTTCCTTGACAACCAGATGAGCCATGGTGAAAAAGTTGTGAACTTTCAAGATTTATTTGTTtagtagaaaaaggaaaatctcTAGATTTATTTGGTCCAatactattttatcaaaattcttttttgcaatgtgttgagaagaaggaaaaaaatatagaataaaatgaCTGAAGTTTATCACAAACAGAATTATAACTTATTGACCAGCACTCTACATTCGTTAGTTGATTGCCTTCAGCTATAATTTGTAACTGAATTACATTTGAATACAATTGTGTAGCTGATAACTTTAGTAAGACTTGCATGCTCTTCcattttgttttagattctAGATTTACACAGTATTTTAGttgtttctttctctgtttATTACATATTCAGTTATCTAATTTGTCACATGAGCATACCAATTATATGTTTGGAGGCTACCCTGTTATCTAGTTGATTGCCTAGGCttaattacttattttttttttcactgattGAGCagtagtgtgtgtgtgtgtaattcaATTGTTTCAACAAATGGGGGAGGCATTGCCACTGGGCTACGAGGCTTTTGGCCTTTGATTGAGGAGTAATTGGggtttcaaaaaatttctcttttattgCTGAAAGATTAATCGTGGATGAACTGTGTCTAAGTAGCGtagaaaattgaagaaagagGTATACTGTTTTTGTATATGGATGcaaaaatgaatttgtttttttattttaggctAGCACCCAAACCTGATTAGAGTATAATTTGAAGTATAGTAGAGATATTTTTCTTAGTAATATCCTGTGGCTTCACCGCTTTCATTTCATTGACATACACATATTTTACTGAATTCATTAATGATGTTTGTCTAGATATGATAGTAAACATCCAGATTATGCACGGAATTTCTCTCCCTGTCTGTCTTCCTCAAGTTATTGATGTATTTCATATTTTGTCTTTGGAGTTAGGTCGTAAATGCTGCTAGAAAGAGGCAGGATATTCTTGTACAAGTTGGTCTGGAGTACAGATACATGCCACCTGTTGCTAAACTAATAGAAATAGTTAAGGGCGGAAATCTTGGACAGGTTAAAATGGTGGCAATCCGGGAACATCGTTTTCCCTTTTTGGTTAAGGTATATAATTGAACTCTTTCCATGTTTACAGTGTAGAAATCCATCTTACAGACTTATGCTTGTGATAGGTCAACAATTGGAACCGGTTCAATGTTAACTCAGGGGGAACACTGGTAGAAAAGTGCTGCCACTTCTTTGATTTGATGAGGCTGTTTGCAGGTGCAAATCCTGTCCGTGTGATGGCTTCTGGAGCTATTGATGTTAATCACAAGGATGAAATATATGATGGAAAGGTAACTTTGATGTGATAAAAAATTGGCAAGGATGTTATAAACAAATGGAATGCGTGAAAAGAATTTAGTGTTACAGGTTTAGCTATTTGTTAACATTTTAAAGGTGTTGAATCCTGCAGAAATTAGAAAGTCATAGACCCAATTTAATTTGAACATGCTTCCAAACTGTACCGCTGGTTCACTTGGTTGTCACAACCAGTCTCCCAATCACTTAAATAAAGCAAGTTGGCTGAGCATAGTCTTATTTTTCCATGCCTTGTTCATGTGAAACTATTTATTATGTTTATACTATTTCAAGCATGGTTTGGTAGATAATATTGTTTATGTCGTTTGGAGGGGTTAAAAGATGCGCTGCTTTTAGCATTTGCATTCTAATAAATGGATGATATTTATCCAAATTTACTATCAATAAAATAAGATGTTATTATCCCATTATAccagaaagaaaatgaaacctTGATGATGGAACTTCATTTTTTGATTTAGTGAAGTTCAACCAGGTagttgtgtgtgtttttattttttatttctattttatatatacttcTACTGATTTATTACCTCCACCCCAAGGCCTCTACAATGGCAGACAACACTTTTTGAGAGACAGAGAACACTTTCCTATAAGAGCATGGACTATAAGACATGACTGTGGCTTTAGGCTCCCACTTTCACATGCATACCAGGGACTCTAATTTGTAAAAATCTAATCACTATTTTTTGTCCGTTGGTAAAAAGAAGGCATAAAACAAGCTCAAAGACATACTTTGCTACCATGTTAATAAAGTAGGTAATATATGTTTCTTTTGTTGTGCAATGACTGGCTGTCATTTAGATAAAAATGACAATCTGGAAACTTAGCGTTTTGAATAGAGAATATTGTACCTGAAGTTTCTGAACAGAAGCTCTGGAAAATATCTTCATTCTACTGAAATCTCAGATCTTTGAATTTTGGAGCCCTCTATGTTTTATTCACCCTCTTGTTTATtcactaagttttttttttttttttttgctagacATTTATTCACTAAATTTTGTGTTCAGGTACCAGATATAATTGACAATGCATATGTTATTGTTGAATTTGACAATGGTTCTAGAGGGATGCTCGACCTCTGCATGTTTGCTGAAGGCAGTAAAAATGAGCAAGAAATATCTGTTGTTGGTGACACTGGGAAGGTAAAATTCTCTCCCTCTCTGATCACTTGCAGTGTGTCCACAAGTGACAAGTGACAAGTGTCCACGGGGGCCAGTATAAGACAATGTGACTTATTTCATGTAGTTGCCCACATGAATTTCCACTTGAATTTCATGATTACCTCCCACATGCAGTTGCCTCTTATGGAATTTCCACTTGAATTTCTGGTGGACCAGTATAAGACACAGTGACTTATTTCATCAGTTGCGACCATTAATTGCATTTCCCTGTGACCTCTCTAgtatttacttttgttttgtgCATGCATGCAGGGGAATGCATGTGTTTTCCCTGCTTGATTaaaattaggggtgtgcatgggtcgggttgaaagaattttttgacccaacccaccagggtgggtcaaaaaaaattcaacccaacccaaccctgggttgggtcaaaaaattctttcaacccgacccaacccaacccatcacataaattcaacctaacccacgtgggtcaggttgggtcgggttgaacccatgggtttgacaattttttatttattattaaattgagtagaaaaaaaatataaaaaaacctaaagattagtatcaatgtaactccttgaatgctcaacactaatgactaaacaaaaatagtaatttattagaatttgtgtgaactaattggcttttatataggataggaaaaattggttatttaaaaaaatttattaattatataatatattttatatatatatatatatattaaattagtattagtagaaggaattgaggaaatgcaaattattaaatatataatatatatttaaatatatatgtatatatatatatatatataaaagtgccctacaattgatttttttttttttaaattattaaatataaaatatattttaaatatatattaaatatgggtgggtcgggtcgggtttggcgggtttgtaattttatgacccaaacccaacccgacccactataataatttttttggtaacccaacccaacccaccaagccttaaaaaccgacccaacccggtgggtcgggtcgggtttggtcgagtttggcgggtcggtgggttttctgcacaccctTAATTAAAATTACAAGTATGCTACAGGGGGAGGCCTTTGTTCCTGAGAGTATTGTACGTTTTGGTACacaagagaaaggaagagaTGGTGTCCATACTTTAAAAGCTGAGGATGACCGAATAAAGTGGGtttctttctctaaaagtttaATTGTTTTAAATTGTGAACATCCATGGAAACTCCAATTTTCATGACTACAAGGAAAGCCTTTATATATGGcaattcttttaagttttaactaagTTCCCAATCAATTGGTTTTCAGATATGATGGGCTGCATCATGGGTCTAGCTACTTGGAACACCTTAACTTCTTGTCTGCAGTTCGAGCTAAAGGTGGCCAAGCTCCTGCAGTGGGTTTGCAAGATGGTTTGATTTCAGTTGCTATAGGAGTTGCAGCACAGCTCTCCATAGAGAAGGGCCGATTTGTTCCCATCGCAGAAGTCATGGATTAATAGTGCAGTGCTTCTGTTTGACTTTTGATCTTTTGGTGGCAGTGGAAGTTGTAATTCAGCTATCTTCCCCTTCCTCCTTTGTTTAGGTGTAGAAATGGCTGTAATTGTATATCGGGTGGCCTACATTAAAAGGGATTAGCCTATAATAAAAGTCTGCCATATAATGCAAAAATTTTACTTTCCTTGTTTCTGCTAACCTTAACAGATTTATTTTTGGGTCAATGCCTAAACCCAGtgcacaataaaaaaaaaaaaatgctatgatATCGTGATTTTTAATTAGCCAATCAAGGAACTGTAAATTCTTGAAGTAGTTGAACCAGTAAAAAGGGCAAAGCTATTCCCAACACCAAATAGATAGATGCCCACGTTGAGACTGATGACTCTAGAAGATGGTGGTTAATTGGTTTTACAGAGGAAGCATGAGTAGGGGAAATTGTTAAAGCACCTAGGAGCTATGGACACAACCCCATGGCTTTGCCTTAgtgatttcaatgaaatactgGAGCAAAAGGAGAAACAAGGTAGTTACCCCAACAGAAAATGATGGAATTTTGTGAATAACTGCCATTTGATTGACATTAGATATAGGGGTATGGACTTTACTATGGTTGAGGTGGGGAAGCAAATATTCAAGAGAGGCTTGATAGAGCAACGGCTACTATGGTATGGAGTGGCTTCAATGGTACAGCAGTGGTGTGGTCTATCATGTCCTGATGTCCCCAAATCTATTTCCTATCATGTCCCCGTATTAGTCGAGACGTGAAACCAAGTAAAGCACAAAAAGAGGGGGCACAGACCACAGAGTTTTGAGGAGAAGTGGGCCACAAAACCTGAATGCGAAGAGATCATACGTGCTGTGTGAAGTGTGTTAAGAGTCAAGAATGagcaaacaataaaattgtgagtGAGGTCTAGGACTCTAGACAATACAAGAATGAAGAAACCAATCACATCACTCAGATATCTATTGACACTAGGACTGAGCAGTTCGGATTGGcagggaattttttttaaccaatctGCTATTGACGGGTTGGAAAAATATTCCAAACCACCTTCAACTTACCAAGCTTAAAAATGGCGGGTTGGTTGAAAATTTGGGTGGTTTCAACTTCACAGATTAGGCAGGTTAGTTTTAGTTATGTGTTAtatactaaattttaaaatttattttactatttacaactaaatttaagtTGTATTTCCTCTAGATCTTATAAATCATTGAAGGAAATTATAGGAATTAGGAAGTGATCAACTTTTCCATAGATCCAAGTACACACTACTtaagttttgaatatttttcaattttcttataaaaaaaatggagtaCCATATTCATATCCCTATATATACATACAAATAAGTTGGGAAACTATCTTTCATTTTTAGTGTTAACATATATAAATCATGGTATtaacaaaaaagataaaaaaaatttgatatgagataaaaactaaaaagagatgagcatatatatatatatatatatatataatttatattggGTTGTGTCAAGTATCGTTAGCTTTAAAAAAACTCAATACGCCATCCAACCTGACCTGTTGTTTTAATAGTTGAACTTGACTAACTCGCTTGGAAATCAATATCTTATTTGTGCAAGGTAATGTAGGTTAAACGGTTTGGGCAGGTTATTGCACATGCCTAATTGACACTACGAATTGAAAATAATGTCCAGCAATCAAGGAGTTACACATATATAGCTCTCACATCTCCTAAGTTCTAAAATTTTGTAACCATGTGAAAACATAGAGATCTGATGTTATTTAGCATGAAGCACGGAACAATTCGAACAAGTGTGATTAGACCACAATAGTGACAGACAATAGATTTAGGACATTTAGCCATTTTTATTGAAGATAATAAATTAATTCGTAAGAAGCACATTCATTAAACATGCCAATATGCCATTGCCAAGTTTAAAATTAGACCACAATAGGGACAGACAATAGATTTTGGACATTAATctaatggtctgtttggattgagccTCTATTTGGGTACTGCGTTTTGCATCCACATTTGAACTCAAAACGCGTTTcaccccttttttctttttttttttcctctgtgcCGTGATTGTTGACTGGAAAggtgtgaacagtgcacaccTTAGCAACTTTTCCAGCACCTCTTAATCaactttttagcaactttttagtcacgggacccacaaacctcacttttcaacaattttttttattaaaaatgggtcccatggtactattcacacatttaaaaattattttgctaaagGGGGAGTAGAAtaaagtagagtagatttagtataaaattagtttatttttatccAACTCTACCCTACTCCTCTCCACTCACCATCTTTCCCCCTTCTATCCAAACATGCcataagtgtatatgtatgtgaagcttcctcttggagacttgaaccccgacca
This region includes:
- the LOC126709435 gene encoding uncharacterized protein LOC126709435 isoform X2; amino-acid sequence: MKVFSGHRELLDSGLCDVLVVSTPNMTHYEILMDIINHPKPHHVLVEKPLCTTVAHCKEVVNAARKRQDILVQVGLEYRYMPPVAKLIEIVKGGNLGQVKMVAIREHRFPFLVKVNNWNRFNVNSGGTLVEKCCHFFDLMRLFAGANPVRVMASGAIDVNHKDEIYDGKVPDIIDNAYVIVEFDNGSRGMLDLCMFAEGSKNEQEISVVGDTGKGEAFVPESIVRFGTQEKGRDGVHTLKAEDDRIKYDGLHHGSSYLEHLNFLSAVRAKGGQAPAVGLQDGLISVAIGVAAQLSIEKGRFVPIAEVMD
- the LOC126709435 gene encoding uncharacterized protein LOC126709435 isoform X1, producing MAAAVAISSTVKYGIIGVGMMGREHLINLHHLRTEGVAVVAIADPHVPSQGLALQLAQSFNWPLKVFSGHRELLDSGLCDVLVVSTPNMTHYEILMDIINHPKPHHVLVEKPLCTTVAHCKEVVNAARKRQDILVQVGLEYRYMPPVAKLIEIVKGGNLGQVKMVAIREHRFPFLVKVNNWNRFNVNSGGTLVEKCCHFFDLMRLFAGANPVRVMASGAIDVNHKDEIYDGKVPDIIDNAYVIVEFDNGSRGMLDLCMFAEGSKNEQEISVVGDTGKGEAFVPESIVRFGTQEKGRDGVHTLKAEDDRIKYDGLHHGSSYLEHLNFLSAVRAKGGQAPAVGLQDGLISVAIGVAAQLSIEKGRFVPIAEVMD